Genomic DNA from Microbacterium neungamense:
TGCCGGGGACATCGGGCTGCTGCCGCGCTCGGACGCCTACGAGATCGCCTCCGAGGAGGTCGTCGACGCGTACGTGGCGGCGACCGCCGCCGTGGCGCCGGCCCCGTACGGGGTGCAGGAGATGCGCTGGGTGTACACCGCCATGCACGGCGTCGGCTGGGAGACGTTCTCCCGCGTGCTGAAGAGCGCCGGCTACCCGGCGCCGCGGATCGTGGAGGAGCAGCGCGACCCCGACCCGACGTTCCGGACGGTGGCCTTCCCCAACCCGGAGGAGCCGGGGGCGATGGACCTCGCCTTCGCCCGTGCCCGCGCGGTGGATGCCGAGTTCGTGCTCGCGAACGACCCCGACGCCGACCGCCTCGCCGTCGCCGTGCCCGATCCGGATGCGGAGGGCGGCTGGCGCCGGCTCACCGGCAACGAGGTCGGTCTGCTGCTGGGCTGGCGCGCCGCCCGGGCCGCGCAGGACACCGAGGGGGCCTCGCTGGCGTGCTCGCTGGTGTCCTCGCCCGGGCTGGGTGCGATCGCGGAACGGTACGGTCTGGACTTCCACGAGACGCTGACCGGCTTCAAGTGGATCTCGCGGGCGCCGGGGATGGTCTTCGGGTACGAGGAGGCGCTCGGCTATCTCGTCAACCCGCAGACCGTGCGCGACAAGGACGGCATCTCCGCGGCCGTGGCCATGCTCGGCCTCGCGGCCGATGCGCGCGTGCGCGGCACGACGATCAGCGGGCTGCTGGAGGAGCTGAGCGCTCAGATCGGGCACTTCGCGAGCGGGCAGGTCTCCATCCGCGTCGACGACCTGTCGGTGATCTCGGGAGCGATGGCCTCGCTGCGCGCCCAGGCGCCGGCATCCTTCGGCGACCGCGCCGTGGCATCCGCCGAGGATCTCGCCGTCGCGGTGGACGGCGGGATGCCCGCGGGCGATGTGCTGCGCTACCGCCTGGCCGACGGGTCGCGCGTCATCGTGCGCCCGAGCGGCACCGAGCCGAAGCTGAAGGTGTACATCGACGCCCGCGGCGAGTCGGCCGAGGCGGCGCGCGCCGCCGTCGCCGAGCTCGAGGCCGCCGTCCGCGCCCTCCTCGCCGATCGCGCCTGACCCCGCGTCCTCCCCCCACCCCCGTTCCCCCACCTCCCCACCTTCCCCACCTCCCCACCTCCCCACCTTCCCCACCTTCCCCACCTTTCCG
This window encodes:
- a CDS encoding phospho-sugar mutase, producing MSDRLTQARAWLRQDPDPETRDELAGLITRAAGGDTASLAELDDRFGSRLAFGTAGLRGALGAGSNRMNRVLVAQAAAGFASYLLARSAGARPTVVVGYDGRRNSRRFALDSAELFAGAGLRAILLPRLLPTPVLAFAVRHLGADAGVMVTASHNPPDDNGYKVYLGGADQGSQIVAPADAEIAGHIQRVADAGDIGLLPRSDAYEIASEEVVDAYVAATAAVAPAPYGVQEMRWVYTAMHGVGWETFSRVLKSAGYPAPRIVEEQRDPDPTFRTVAFPNPEEPGAMDLAFARARAVDAEFVLANDPDADRLAVAVPDPDAEGGWRRLTGNEVGLLLGWRAARAAQDTEGASLACSLVSSPGLGAIAERYGLDFHETLTGFKWISRAPGMVFGYEEALGYLVNPQTVRDKDGISAAVAMLGLAADARVRGTTISGLLEELSAQIGHFASGQVSIRVDDLSVISGAMASLRAQAPASFGDRAVASAEDLAVAVDGGMPAGDVLRYRLADGSRVIVRPSGTEPKLKVYIDARGESAEAARAAVAELEAAVRALLADRA